A genomic region of Coriobacteriaceae bacterium contains the following coding sequences:
- a CDS encoding SDR family NAD(P)-dependent oxidoreductase has product MAENETRQSRKRVAMITGASSGLGREFARQIDLLQQVDELWLIARNHDALQEIADTLSSPAVPIVADLTSKADIAAIKQRLADFDPDVRYLVNAAGFGKFGDWQSISDEAVDSMIDLNCRGLVDMTHATLPYMGRGAHIVQVASAAAFVPLPHMNVYAATKAFVLRYTRALRWELHGTGITATALCPTWVKTGFEKVARESGGGSDVHHLLGAQKASTVVSRALRANRLHMAVATASPQSCALRIIGKVVPNCISMAGWELVRRL; this is encoded by the coding sequence ATGGCAGAGAACGAAACCCGGCAATCACGCAAACGCGTGGCAATGATCACAGGTGCCTCATCGGGGCTCGGGCGGGAATTCGCCCGGCAGATAGACCTTCTCCAGCAAGTAGACGAGCTGTGGCTCATCGCCCGCAACCACGACGCACTGCAAGAGATCGCCGACACGCTCAGTTCTCCGGCGGTTCCCATTGTGGCAGACCTCACGAGCAAGGCAGATATCGCGGCTATCAAGCAGCGGCTGGCGGACTTCGATCCCGATGTGCGCTACCTCGTCAATGCTGCCGGCTTTGGCAAGTTCGGGGATTGGCAGAGCATCTCGGACGAGGCCGTCGATTCCATGATTGACCTCAACTGCCGTGGTCTTGTCGACATGACGCATGCGACACTGCCCTATATGGGTCGTGGTGCGCATATCGTGCAGGTTGCATCTGCCGCGGCTTTTGTCCCGCTTCCTCATATGAACGTATATGCAGCTACCAAGGCGTTCGTGCTGCGCTACACGCGTGCGCTGCGTTGGGAGCTGCACGGCACGGGAATCACGGCAACTGCGCTGTGTCCCACCTGGGTAAAGACAGGCTTCGAGAAAGTTGCCCGCGAGTCTGGCGGAGGCAGTGACGTACATCATCTGCTCGGTGCCCAGAAGGCTTCGACCGTCGTGTCTCGCGCGCTGCGAGCAAATCGTCTGCATATGGCGGTTGCCACGGCAAGCCCACAGTCCTGTGCTTTGCGCATTATCGGGAAGGTCGTTCCCAACTGCATCAGCATGGCGGGCTGGGAGCTTGTGCGCCGGCTCTAG
- a CDS encoding CBS domain-containing protein: protein MIYLRQILKQPVFDKDGEQIGVISDLAIATGEVFPRVTSLAFIGPRKTPFMISWRKYVESYDGSCVRLNVPSSDIRFSYLQPDEVLLARDLLDKQIVDTQGMKVVRVNDLKLSDSPAGLRLLGAETGIRGLLFGISPHLEKAVNAIATAFGHPLKERLIAWNYMELIERDMSQIKLSVSHKRLHDMHPADVADIIEQLEPQHRQAVFDKLDAGQAADAVAELEDEFQADVIEDMTTSRGAAVLNEMDPDDAADIIGDLPYDKAEKLLRLMGVEESASVRSLLGYKEETAGGIMTTDFLTVNDDLTVSDAIEAIREMDENQESIHYLYLVSDNDVLTGVLSLRTLVIAKPEMSLDELSTKELITVHPDLDQEECAQTIAKYDLLAIPVVDEQGVMLGVVTVDDAMDVLEEEHEEDLQQRSISSPWVIGIIVALLIVIGVLIFMLNS, encoded by the coding sequence CGAACAAATCGGCGTCATCAGTGACTTGGCCATCGCCACCGGCGAGGTCTTCCCGCGTGTCACCTCGCTGGCCTTCATTGGCCCGCGCAAGACTCCGTTTATGATTTCGTGGCGCAAGTACGTCGAGTCCTATGATGGCAGCTGCGTGCGCCTCAACGTGCCGTCGTCGGACATTCGCTTCTCGTACCTGCAGCCCGATGAGGTGCTGCTCGCGCGTGATTTGCTCGACAAGCAGATCGTCGACACGCAGGGCATGAAGGTCGTGCGCGTTAACGACCTCAAGCTTTCCGATAGCCCGGCGGGTCTGCGCCTGCTCGGTGCCGAGACGGGCATCCGCGGCCTGCTCTTCGGCATCTCGCCGCATCTCGAGAAGGCCGTCAACGCCATCGCGACGGCTTTCGGGCATCCGCTCAAGGAGCGTCTCATCGCGTGGAACTACATGGAGCTCATCGAGCGCGACATGTCGCAGATCAAGCTCTCCGTAAGTCACAAGCGTCTGCATGACATGCATCCGGCTGACGTTGCCGACATCATCGAGCAGCTCGAGCCGCAACACCGCCAGGCGGTCTTCGACAAGCTCGACGCAGGCCAGGCAGCCGATGCGGTCGCCGAGCTCGAGGACGAGTTCCAGGCCGATGTCATCGAGGACATGACCACGAGTCGCGGTGCCGCCGTCCTCAACGAGATGGATCCCGATGACGCTGCTGACATCATCGGCGACCTACCTTACGATAAGGCCGAGAAGCTCCTGCGCCTCATGGGCGTCGAGGAGTCAGCCTCGGTGCGGTCGTTGCTCGGCTATAAGGAGGAGACGGCCGGCGGCATCATGACCACCGACTTCCTCACCGTGAACGATGACCTGACCGTCTCGGATGCCATCGAGGCCATACGAGAGATGGACGAGAACCAGGAGAGCATCCACTACCTCTACCTCGTGTCCGACAACGACGTGCTCACCGGCGTGCTGAGCCTGCGAACGCTCGTCATCGCCAAACCCGAGATGTCGCTTGACGAGCTCAGCACAAAGGAGCTCATTACCGTGCATCCTGACCTCGACCAGGAGGAGTGCGCACAGACCATCGCCAAGTACGACTTGCTCGCCATTCCCGTCGTCGACGAGCAAGGTGTCATGCTCGGCGTCGTCACCGTCGATGATGCCATGGACGTTTTGGAGGAGGAGCACGAGGAGGATCTGCAGCAGCGCTCCATCTCGAGCCCCTGGGTCATCGGTATCATCGTCGCGCTGCTCATCGTCATCGGCGTGCTCATCTTCATGCTCAATAGCTAG
- a CDS encoding Nramp family divalent metal transporter, translating into MTNEKLTEREGLQQGQPAPRKKNRVLIVLAALGPGVVAAMAGNDAGGISTYSTIGAKFGYGTLWIIPIMMVMLAIVQEGASRMGAVTGKGFASLIREQFGVRLTALAMIAVLIESGAATLSEFAGIAAGMELFGVSKYIAIPIAGVVVWLLVMGGSYKRVEKVFLAISCVFVTYIVAAFLAQPNWGEVGLSLVIPHFENNPSFISLVIATVGTTIAPWMIFLTQNNVVDKGVTPDELPLERVDAIGGAIVACAVAGFIIITTGTVLYPQGVTVDSAAAAATALTPIAGQYATILFGVGLVAASFLAACVVPLVASSAICEAFGWERGVDRGWNDAPAFRGIYTAMIVIGVVVTLIPDVSLISIMLVAQFVSGVLLPVLLIFMVLILSDRHVMRAYTNRRLLTVLIWVLIVVVFVLTIGCLAMTVLGF; encoded by the coding sequence GTGACGAACGAGAAGTTGACAGAACGCGAGGGGTTGCAGCAGGGCCAGCCGGCTCCACGCAAGAAGAACCGCGTCCTCATCGTGCTCGCGGCGCTTGGCCCTGGCGTTGTCGCCGCAATGGCGGGCAACGATGCTGGCGGTATCTCGACGTATTCGACCATCGGTGCCAAGTTTGGTTATGGGACCTTATGGATCATCCCCATCATGATGGTGATGCTCGCCATCGTGCAGGAAGGCGCCTCGCGCATGGGCGCGGTGACGGGCAAGGGCTTCGCGTCGCTCATTCGCGAGCAGTTTGGCGTGCGCCTGACCGCGCTCGCCATGATCGCCGTCCTCATCGAGAGCGGCGCCGCCACGCTCTCGGAGTTTGCCGGTATCGCCGCTGGCATGGAGCTCTTTGGCGTGAGCAAGTACATTGCGATTCCCATTGCCGGCGTCGTCGTGTGGCTGCTCGTCATGGGCGGCAGCTACAAGCGTGTCGAGAAGGTGTTCCTTGCCATTAGCTGCGTGTTCGTGACGTATATCGTCGCGGCGTTTCTTGCGCAACCCAATTGGGGCGAGGTTGGCCTGTCTCTCGTGATTCCCCATTTCGAGAATAACCCGAGCTTCATCAGCCTGGTGATTGCCACCGTGGGCACCACCATCGCTCCCTGGATGATCTTCCTGACGCAGAACAACGTCGTGGATAAGGGCGTCACGCCAGACGAGCTCCCGCTCGAGCGCGTCGATGCCATTGGTGGTGCGATTGTCGCGTGCGCGGTCGCGGGCTTCATCATCATCACGACGGGCACCGTCCTGTATCCGCAGGGGGTCACCGTGGATAGCGCCGCCGCAGCCGCAACGGCACTCACGCCCATTGCCGGGCAATACGCCACGATCCTTTTCGGTGTTGGTCTCGTTGCCGCAAGTTTCCTTGCCGCCTGCGTCGTTCCGCTCGTGGCCTCGAGTGCCATTTGCGAGGCATTTGGCTGGGAGCGCGGCGTGGACCGGGGTTGGAATGATGCCCCCGCGTTCCGCGGCATCTACACCGCCATGATTGTCATTGGCGTCGTGGTGACGCTCATTCCCGACGTCAGTCTCATCAGCATCATGCTCGTCGCACAGTTCGTCAGCGGCGTGCTGCTGCCGGTGCTGCTCATCTTCATGGTGCTCATCCTCTCTGACCGTCATGTCATGCGCGCGTACACCAACCGTCGGCTGCTCACCGTGCTCATCTGGGTGCTCATCGTGGTAGTCTTCGTGTTGACGATAGGCTGTTTGGCCATGACCGTGCTCGGCTTTTGA
- a CDS encoding phage holin family protein translates to MSFLIRWIVTAIAVAAAVWLIPGIEIIGGDSAWVGIVIFALFLSLIDISIKPILQILSLPISVLTLGIFYLIVNTALLYLAAWLANGLFGVGFWISGFGSAFLASIVISIVSAIVNAIVAGDNNRANRPYAN, encoded by the coding sequence ATGTCGTTTCTTATTCGCTGGATAGTAACTGCCATTGCCGTTGCCGCAGCCGTATGGCTCATTCCCGGCATCGAAATCATTGGCGGTGACTCCGCTTGGGTCGGCATCGTCATTTTCGCGTTGTTCCTCTCGCTGATAGACATCTCCATCAAACCGATCCTGCAGATACTCTCGCTCCCCATATCGGTGCTGACATTGGGAATCTTCTATCTGATTGTCAACACGGCGCTGTTGTATCTGGCAGCTTGGCTTGCCAACGGATTATTCGGCGTCGGGTTCTGGATTTCGGGCTTTGGCAGCGCGTTTCTCGCGTCCATCGTGATCTCGATTGTGAGCGCCATCGTCAATGCAATCGTCGCGGGAGACAACAACCGGGCAAACCGCCCGTACGCGAATTAG